GGGAACTCGGCGGCTGTACTTTTGATGATCGGGCTGATGATGCCCTTTTTCTTCTTCGCCATGTATGAGCGTGACGGGCAGCCGGCAGAAAAGATTTTGAAGAACCGGCTCCGTTATAAGCTCTGGCCGAAGGACCGTCCATACAGGACGGATAACCTGTATAAATCTATGTCAAAGAAGGAGGTTACAAAGATTGCCAAAAAACAAGCAGCAGGAAGCTCAGGAAAAGCGTCTGCAAAAAAACATCAGGCAGGCCAAAAAGACCAGAGCCGATGCAAAGCAGGGCAAAACTAAGTCTGCCCGTTCCAAGCCGTCTAAAAAAGGCGGCTTTTTTGCCGGGCTGAAAGCAGATGCCCCGCAGACGGTCCAGCAGAGCATTCCCTACCGTGAAATGTACCGGGATGGGATCTGCCGGCTGACTGATACCCTTTACACCAAAACGGTGCAGTTTTTTGATATTAACTATCAGCTTGCACAGGCAGATGATAAAGCACAGATCTTCGAGGGTTACTGCGATTTCTTAAATTACTTCGACGCCTCGATCCATGTGCAGCTTACCTTTATCAACCAGCGGGCCAATATGCAGGATTTTACCAGAAGCATTGACATCCCTCCCCGCGGCGACGAGTATGACGGAATCCGCAGGGAATACGGGGATATGTTAAAGAACCAGTTGCAGAAAGGAAATAACGGTCTCACCAAACGTAAATACATTACCTTTGGGATCGAGGCAGATGACCTGCGTACTGCGAAAATGCGTCTGGAACGCATTGAAACGGATGTGCTGGCAAATTTCAAGACCCTTGGAGTCCAGGCAAGATCCTTAAACGGACTGGAACGTCTGGAGCTTCTTCACAGCCAGCTTCACCCGGACGGTCAGGAAAAGTTTCATTTCCAGTGGTCGGATCTGCCTAAGACCGGTCTTTCTACCAAAGACTTCATTTCCCCATCCGGGCTGTCTTTTTCAAAGGATGGAAAGACATTCCGGGTAGGCGATCATTCCGGTGCTGTCTCCTTTTTGCAGATTTTGGCGCCGGAGCTTACCGACCGGCTTTTAGCGGATCTTCTTGACTTAAACGACGCCGTGACCGTCAACCTGCATATCCAGTCTATCGACCAGGCGCAGGCGATCCGAAACATCAAGCGTAAAATGTCGGACCTGCAGAAAATGACCATTGAGGAACAAAAGAAAGCGGTCCGATCTGGGTATGACATGGACATCATTCCCACCGACCTTGCCACCTATGGAGAAGAAGCCAAAAATCTTTTGCAGGATTTACAGAGCCGCAATGAGCGCATGTTCCTTGTGACGGTACTGGTGGAAAATATCGCTGCCAAACGTCAGAAGCTGTTCAATGATATTTTTGCCGCTTCGGGTGTGGCACAGAAATACAACTGTGCCTTAAAACGGCTGGATTACCAGCAGGAACAGGGGCTTATGTCCTCGCTTGCTCTTGGTACGAACCAGATTGAGATTGAGCGCGGGCTTACGACTAGCAGCACAGCGATCTTTGTACCGTTTACCACCTGTGAACTGTTCCAGGAGGGCGAGGCATTGTATTACGGCCTGAACGCCCTTTCCAATAACCTGATTATGGCGAACAGAAAAACGCTGAAAAACCCCAATGGGCTGTTTCTCGGTACCCCAGGAAGCGGCAAATCTTTCTCTGCCAAGCGTGAGATCGTCAATGTGTTCCTTCTGACGGAGGACGACATCATTATCGCCGACCCGGAAAATGAGTATGGGCCGCTGGTACAGCAGTTCGGTTCCCAGGGGCAGGTCATTGATATTTCCCCTACTTCCACGAACTACATCAACCCGATGGACATCAATCTGGACTATTCCGATGATGAAAACCCGATCACTTTGAAAAGTGATTTTATCCTGTCGCTGTGTGACCTTAT
Above is a window of Oscillospiraceae bacterium NTUH-002-81 DNA encoding:
- a CDS encoding PrgI family protein, coding for MPYVPVPKDLTKVKTKLAFNLTKRQLICFSLAGLVGLPVYFFTRGAIGNSAAVLLMIGLMMPFFFFAMYERDGQPAEKILKNRLRYKLWPKDRPYRTDNLYKSMSKKEVTKIAKKQAAGSSGKASAKKHQAGQKDQSRCKAGQN
- a CDS encoding conjugal transfer protein TraE — encoded protein: MPKNKQQEAQEKRLQKNIRQAKKTRADAKQGKTKSARSKPSKKGGFFAGLKADAPQTVQQSIPYREMYRDGICRLTDTLYTKTVQFFDINYQLAQADDKAQIFEGYCDFLNYFDASIHVQLTFINQRANMQDFTRSIDIPPRGDEYDGIRREYGDMLKNQLQKGNNGLTKRKYITFGIEADDLRTAKMRLERIETDVLANFKTLGVQARSLNGLERLELLHSQLHPDGQEKFHFQWSDLPKTGLSTKDFISPSGLSFSKDGKTFRVGDHSGAVSFLQILAPELTDRLLADLLDLNDAVTVNLHIQSIDQAQAIRNIKRKMSDLQKMTIEEQKKAVRSGYDMDIIPTDLATYGEEAKNLLQDLQSRNERMFLVTVLVENIAAKRQKLFNDIFAASGVAQKYNCALKRLDYQQEQGLMSSLALGTNQIEIERGLTTSSTAIFVPFTTCELFQEGEALYYGLNALSNNLIMANRKTLKNPNGLFLGTPGSGKSFSAKREIVNVFLLTEDDIIIADPENEYGPLVQQFGSQGQVIDISPTSTNYINPMDINLDYSDDENPITLKSDFILSLCDLIIGGKEGLSPIERTIIDRCTRLVYREYLQDPCPENMPILGDLYELLLKQSEPEAQNIATALEIYVNGSLNVFNHRSNIQMDKHRVLCFQLKSLGKALKEIGLLIMQDAVWNRVTANRSKHKTTWFYIDEFHLLLKGQTGSFSVEIWKRFRKWGGIPSGLTQNVKDLLASREIENIFENSDFIYMLNQAQGDRQILAKQLGISPHQLSYVTHSGPGEGLLFFGNVIIPFVDHFPKDTLLYSVLTTRPDEVAGTKA